A portion of the Stella humosa genome contains these proteins:
- a CDS encoding MliC family protein translates to MPHGPSATLATTLLAAATLLLLPAAPAAAIDCVRATQPMEVQVCRDAGLSALDREVQRLVAAARPSLSGRRLESLDETQRAWLLRRGDCRNAVDPRACLLAVHLDRIATLRQHHAGVRGPADQGTSRGPVGFDCGGHTLAATFVTGEPAMVHLRYRGRGYALTRAPDGGEGRYVGAGGAELTRKGNEAAVTLPDRLPLTCRERAG, encoded by the coding sequence ATGCCGCACGGCCCGTCTGCCACGCTTGCCACCACCCTGCTCGCGGCCGCCACGCTGCTGCTGCTGCCGGCCGCGCCGGCCGCCGCCATCGACTGCGTGCGCGCGACCCAGCCGATGGAGGTGCAGGTGTGCCGCGATGCCGGCCTGTCAGCCCTGGACCGGGAGGTGCAGCGGCTCGTCGCGGCGGCCAGGCCTTCGCTGAGCGGGCGTCGGCTGGAATCGCTGGACGAGACGCAACGCGCCTGGCTGCTGCGCCGGGGCGACTGCCGCAATGCAGTCGACCCGCGCGCCTGCCTGCTGGCCGTTCACCTCGACCGGATCGCCACGCTGCGCCAGCACCATGCCGGGGTGCGCGGCCCGGCCGACCAGGGGACCAGCCGCGGCCCGGTCGGTTTCGACTGCGGCGGCCACACGCTGGCGGCCACCTTCGTCACCGGCGAGCCGGCGATGGTCCACCTGCGCTACCGCGGCCGGGGCTACGCGCTGACGCGCGCCCCGGATGGCGGCGAAGGCCGCTATGTCGGCGCCGGCGGGGCGGAATTGACGCGCAAGGGGAACGAGGCCGCCGTCACCCTGCCCGACCGCCTGCCGCTCACCTGCCGCGAGCGCGCGGGCTAA